Part of the Nitrosophilus alvini genome, AGTATCGATTGATGTTCTTTGCTTTCAGGAACTTAAATGCACAGATGAAAACTTTCCGTACGAAGATTTTGAAAATCTAGGATACAAATGCGAAGTATTCGGTCAAAAAGCCTACAACGGTGTAGCAATATGCTCAAAATTCCCTTTTGAAGAGGTACAAAAAGGTTTTGGCGATGAAAAGATGGACAGAGAAAAAAGATTTATAAGAGCCAAAATAAACGGTATCAATATATTAAATATATATGCTCCCCACGGTGAAATCGAAGGAGTAAAACACGAATACAAACTAAGATTTTTCGAATATCTGGGAAACTATATAAAAAATAACTTTTCACTGGAAAAAGATATGGTCTGCGTTGCAGGCGATATGAATGTGGCAAGAGATGATATTGACGTTTGGGAACCGGAACTTTTAAGAGGTACCATCGGATTTATGGATGATGAGAGAGAAGCTTTTGAGAAATTTTTATCCATCGGTCTTGTAGATCTGTATAGAAAATTTCATCCCAACTCTCACGGTTTTACCTGGTGGGATTACCGAAATGCAGCAGTTTGGAGAGATGAAGGGATGAGAATAGACTATATACTTGCATCTCCTCCGTTATCGAAACTTTGCAAAAAAATCGAAGTGGATATGTGGACAAGAAGAAGGCGAAGCCCTACGCCCAGCGACCATGCACCGGTAATTGTGCATTTTGAAACAGAATGAAAAAAGAGTGGTTAAAACTTAAAAACAAATTTTTTGACAAAGCAATAGAAAATTCCCGTATTTTCTACAAAACATCTTCAGATATAGTCAAATGGAGTTTCTTATCTGTTTTTATAGGTCTTTTGGTTGGTTTTGGTGTAGGCTCAGCTCTGATACTACTAGAACTTGCAATAGACTTTGCAAATATAAACAATCCTTTTAACTTCAATCTTTATATACTCCTGCCATTTATAATGGGACTCTCATCACTGATAATCCACAAAACTTTTAAAGAGGCAGCGGGAGACGGAACAGAAGAGATGGTTCGTTCAGCTGTATATAACGATAAAAAGCTCAATATTTTCTCTTTTTTTATAAAACAATTGGCTACTTATTTAACTATAACTTTTGGCGGTTCTGCCGGTAAAGAGGCTCCGGCAGCACAGATGGGAGCATTTTTTTCGCTCATTGTGGCAAAAATTATGCATGTAGGACATGCAGAAAGAATTGTTATCATAATTGCAGGAGTAAGTGCAGGTTTTGCTGTCGTTTTCGGTGCTCCGATAGCAGCAGGTTTTTTTGCACTTGAAGCGCTTTTTGCCGGCAAAATACTATACAGAGTGCTTGTACCCTCTTTTGTATCAAGTTTCGTTGCATATTGGAGTATGCATATTCTGAATGTGGAATATATCTATCATCCGATTTTTATAGGTCTTGTACCTGATCTTTGGGAACTGTTAAATCTTATAAAAGCAGTTTTAGCAGGTCTTTTTTTCGGTATCGTATCATATGTTGTAATTGCCGCAATGAATTTAACTAACATTTTTGCGAAAAAAAATATAGCAAATCCATTTTTTAAAGGAGTAATTGGCGGGATTATTTTAATTTTCATGATACTTCTTTTTGGAGAAAAATATCTGGGTCTTGGACTTGAAAGTATAAATGCCGCTTTTTCGGCTTCAAGTACTTTTCATTGGTACGATCCTCTTTTGAAAACTCTATTTACATCTATTACACTGGGATTTGGCGGCAGCGGAGGATTTGTAACTCCCATCTTTTTTATTGGAGCGACTGCCGGAAATTTTTTCGCCCATTTTACTGATGCAAATATACCTCTTTATGCTGCTTTGGGTTTTGTTTCCATACTCGCCGGTTCCACAAACTCTCCTATTGCAGCCATAATACTTGCGGCAGAACTTTTCGGAATAGAAGCGGCACATTTTGCTGCGGTTACAGCAACTATATCTTATCTGACATCAAGTAAAAAATCAGTATTCGCACCTGAAATTATTGAAACCATAGAGGTTAAATTTAAAAAACATATCGAAAGCAAAGGAAAATAATTTTCTTATAAGAATTATTATGTAATAATCATTTGATAAAATCTGATAAGCATAAATTTTGCTAAATCAGAAATACTTTTAAAGGAACAGTATGAGACAATATGAAACTTACAGATGCAACAAATGCGGCAATGAAGTGGAAGTACAAAAGGTAGGCGGCGGTACATTGGTATGTTGTGGAGAGGAAATGGAATGCATTACCGAAAATCTTACAGCGGTAAATTTAATGAAAGCGTTTGCGGGTGAATCACAGGCTAGAAACAAATATGAGTTTTTTGCAGAAGTTG contains:
- the xth gene encoding exodeoxyribonuclease III; amino-acid sequence: MKIATFNVNSIKARKELIIRWLNEKVSIDVLCFQELKCTDENFPYEDFENLGYKCEVFGQKAYNGVAICSKFPFEEVQKGFGDEKMDREKRFIRAKINGINILNIYAPHGEIEGVKHEYKLRFFEYLGNYIKNNFSLEKDMVCVAGDMNVARDDIDVWEPELLRGTIGFMDDEREAFEKFLSIGLVDLYRKFHPNSHGFTWWDYRNAAVWRDEGMRIDYILASPPLSKLCKKIEVDMWTRRRRSPTPSDHAPVIVHFETE
- a CDS encoding chloride channel protein, giving the protein MKKEWLKLKNKFFDKAIENSRIFYKTSSDIVKWSFLSVFIGLLVGFGVGSALILLELAIDFANINNPFNFNLYILLPFIMGLSSLIIHKTFKEAAGDGTEEMVRSAVYNDKKLNIFSFFIKQLATYLTITFGGSAGKEAPAAQMGAFFSLIVAKIMHVGHAERIVIIIAGVSAGFAVVFGAPIAAGFFALEALFAGKILYRVLVPSFVSSFVAYWSMHILNVEYIYHPIFIGLVPDLWELLNLIKAVLAGLFFGIVSYVVIAAMNLTNIFAKKNIANPFFKGVIGGIILIFMILLFGEKYLGLGLESINAAFSASSTFHWYDPLLKTLFTSITLGFGGSGGFVTPIFFIGATAGNFFAHFTDANIPLYAALGFVSILAGSTNSPIAAIILAAELFGIEAAHFAAVTATISYLTSSKKSVFAPEIIETIEVKFKKHIESKGK